From Diospyros lotus cultivar Yz01 chromosome 4, ASM1463336v1, whole genome shotgun sequence, a single genomic window includes:
- the LOC127799025 gene encoding uncharacterized protein LOC127799025: MNYNTIKDKSNVNELTSMLIQEEMRLKYQRAHTVYFLKHQEAGKSFKKRSGKSKKKGPCNLNNFLKGAHKEPMVVKCHFCKKSGHMNKDCLKRKAWFEKKGVPYDPNHKAK, encoded by the exons ATGAACTATAACACTATAAAGGATAAGTCGAACGTTAATGAATTGACTAGTATGCTCATTCAAGAGGAGATGAGGCTGAAGTACCAAAGAGCTCATACCGTTTATTTCCTGAAGCATCAAGAAGCTGGGAAAAGTTTCAAGAAGAGAAGTGGTAAGAGTAAGAAGAAAGGTCCTTGTAACTTGAACAATTTTTTGAAAGGTGCTCATAAAGAACCTATGGTTGTTAAGTGTCACTTTTGTAAGAAAAGTGGACACATGAATAAAGACTGTCTGAAACGTAAAGCTTGGTTCGAAAAGAAAG GGGTTCCTTACGATCCAAACCACAAGGCCAAATGA